Below is a genomic region from Bifidobacteriaceae bacterium.
AGTCACACTAGTTAGACATTACCTTGTCCCCGCGCACATCCCCAGAAAAGACGCGTCATGACCGAGAACCACCCCCCACCAGTGTTCGACCCGACCCAGGGCCCCAGCGCCGCTTGGCGGCTACTGTCCAACCCGGCGTTGAACCCGGCCGACCTTCCCCGGATAGCGGCCGCGTTCCCCGACTTGGCACCAACCGTCGCCGCGCATCCGCGTCTCACCCCTGATGCGGCAGCCTGGCTCAACGCCATGCGCCGCCCGGACGTAGACGCCGTATTGACAGCCAGGGGCTACCGGCCTACGCCACCGGCGGTAGCCAGCCCGCCGACCGTCTTCGCGGCCGGCGGTGCTCCCAGCGAGGCCGCCCCAGCTTTCAGCGGTTACGCGCCACCGCCGATGGGTGGCCCGCCAGTCGGGTCACCACCCACCACCCCGACGCGGCGGTGGCCGAGACGACGCGCGGCGCTGTTAACGATCGGTGCTGCGGTGCTTGTGGCCGCTGTGGTGGCCGTGGTGGCGCTGACGGGCCTGCCGAACAATGACGGGCGGATCGACAGGGCGCTGATGCCGGACATAACCGAACAGCCCGCAGTCGGGAACCCGATCGACTCACGGGATGTGTTGGATGGGGACTTCCAGATCACGAAGTTCTCGCTCTTTGGCCTCCTAGACCATGACACCGGGTTGGTGCTGGGCTACACCTATTCGGACGGTCGATGGTCCGACAGCTACGACGCGACCTACGCCGCGGGGCGTCAAGAAGGCGAACGACACGTCGCAATTGGGGCACCGGAAGGAGCGTACGACAAGCTTTGTTTTGGCGACTTCAGCCACGGATACACAGAAGGCGGCGTGGACTACTACTCGGAGGTGTGGTGCGACGGCTACCGCGACGGATACGAGGGGACTGCAGACAGATTGCTTGAGATGCTGTCTGGCGCGAGTGCTGCCTTGGCGGCGTTCGACTTCGAGACCGGCGAGACCAAATGGCAACTCAACCTGTTGGAGGCCGCCGATATCGACGCGGAAGACTGGCTGAGCATCTTGCTGGACTGGACCGAGGCCAGCCAGGACATTTTCTCTGGACTTGTTGGGGAACCGATGGCAGTCCCGGACGGTAGAGGCAATGCGCTTGTGGTCATCGGCGGACACATTATGACGGTGGACGGCGGCGGCACGGTGGTGTCGACCGCCGAGTTTGACGGCTCCTATGTCGAGTGCTCCCAGGGTTTCGTGGTGATCACAACGAGGGGTGGCGCAGACGTGGAGGCCTACCGCACAACTGACCTCGAGACGGAGCTGTGGTCCGCCGACGCACCGGACACCGCATTGCGTATGGGCGGCCCAGTAGTTGTCCACGAACCCTCAAGCACGTTCTGGGCACCGACCGCAGACGGTTTTGTTGACGTGCCGACAGGGGAGGGAATTGGCTTCGGAGACGATCTCGACAAGGCAAACTACTACGCGGTCCCGCTTCGCCCAGACCTCGTTGTGCTGCGCGGAGATCTAGGCAAGGATCGGTTGGCGCGCATCGACCCTAAGAATGGGGAGGAAATGTGGCGAGCCAATAACGTGTCCCCGTACTTGCCCCAAATGACGTCTGATTACATCCTGCTTGAAGACAACAGCGGCGGGGGCACAGCCCGTATCATCGCGATCGACATAGCGGACGGCGAAGAAGCGTGGGTGGCTAACACTGGCGCCATCGCCGCGGTATCGGAGGACAGGGTGCTCTCCAAGGTGGACCAGGAAGGGAAACACGAGTTGGTGGCGTTCAACGCCACCAAGGGCACGGAACTGTACCGCGTGAAGATAGACGAGTTCGCGAATCCGCAAATGGGCCGGCGGGTCCTTTACCACACTCCCGACATGGTCTCAGGTGCAGTGGATGGGGTAACCCGCGTGCAAGCGGTCTCTTTGCAAGACGGCAAGGTCCTTTGGGAAGTCAGTGCCGATGGCATGCCTCCGTACAGCGTCGGCCTGCTTTACGGCGGCCAGGGGCGCGCTTGGCTGCTCTCACCTGACAGCTCGGACGGTGGTCAATCCGCCTCAGTGTTCAGTGCCGCCACCTGGGAGATGATGGTCCCCCTCCGCCAGTGAAAACCAAGTACTTGCGACCCTCGCTGGCCTGCCGCAACCGGAGACCATGGGAATCACATTCAAACAACTGAAAGGAGCAACCTTGTGGGCCACCGCAGGGAAATGGAGGCCCGTGACGGCCAGAGCCACGTTACTCGTGCTCACCGCCGCCTAACCGCCGGCGCTTCCCGGAAAGGCGAGAGATGACTTACGATCCCCCCGGCCATGAGTTCCCGCAAGGGCCACGCCATCAGTCGCCGGTGTTTGATCCTACGCAGGGTCGTGAAGCGGCCTGGCGGTTGCTGTTCGACCCGGCGCTGGACCCATCCGACTTGGGGCGCATAGCGGCGGTGTATCCAGAGTTCGCGGCGATCGCGGCGGGTCATCCGCGTCTGGAACCGGCCGTCGCGGTGTGGTTGGCCGGATTGGGCCGCCCGGATGTGGATGCGGCGTTGGCGGCCAGAGGGTACGCGGCGCCGCCAACACCTGCGACGGTACCCGCTCAGACGGTGTTCATGCCGGGCGGACCACAGGCTGGGGTCCTACCCGCCGGTCCTGGTCGACAGATTGCCAGTGGCCGCGGCTCGCTTGGAGGATCGGTGTCGGGTTATCCCGCCCAACCTAGACGGCGCAGGAAGGGCCTGCTGATCGGTGCGTG
It encodes:
- a CDS encoding PQQ-like beta-propeller repeat protein, with product MLVAAVVAVVALTGLPNNDGRIDRALMPDITEQPAVGNPIDSRDVLDGDFQITKFSLFGLLDHDTGLVLGYTYSDGRWSDSYDATYAAGRQEGERHVAIGAPEGAYDKLCFGDFSHGYTEGGVDYYSEVWCDGYRDGYEGTADRLLEMLSGASAALAAFDFETGETKWQLNLLEAADIDAEDWLSILLDWTEASQDIFSGLVGEPMAVPDGRGNALVVIGGHIMTVDGGGTVVSTAEFDGSYVECSQGFVVITTRGGADVEAYRTTDLETELWSADAPDTALRMGGPVVVHEPSSTFWAPTADGFVDVPTGEGIGFGDDLDKANYYAVPLRPDLVVLRGDLGKDRLARIDPKNGEEMWRANNVSPYLPQMTSDYILLEDNSGGGTARIIAIDIADGEEAWVANTGAIAAVSEDRVLSKVDQEGKHELVAFNATKGTELYRVKIDEFANPQMGRRVLYHTPDMVSGAVDGVTRVQAVSLQDGKVLWEVSADGMPPYSVGLLYGGQGRAWLLSPDSSDGGQSASVFSAATWEMMVPLRQ